The sequence GAGGGCACCCCAAAGGTGACCCTCGCCTACCGCGACGTTCTCGCGAAGTTGCGTGAGGCGCTTTCCATGACCGGCGCGGATGTGGAAAACGTCCTCAAGAAAATGGCCGGGATGCGACAATTGACCGTCGAGGCGCCGTCAAAAACCACCGACCGGATGATCACCATCGAGAACCCGGAGAAATTCCTTGAGAATGTGAAGGGCATCGTCAAGGAAATGGATTCCTCGGTGACCCAAGGGTTCAAACAGGAGCAGGAGCTCATCGACATCCAGACCTTCTCTCAACTCGTCGGCACCGAGGCCGAGAAAGTCTACAAGAAGATCATGTCGAAGGACGTGCCCGAAACCATCTTTTTCTTCCGCCGGAGCGAGGCCCTTCGCTGGGCGCAGGAAAAGGGCAAGGACTTTTTCGACAAGACGACAAAGAGGCTGAAAAAGATCGAGGAGCTTGAGGGCATCAACGACGTGATCTACGTGGACAATGAGACCCTGCGGCAGGTGCTCGGCTCAACGGACATCATCAAGCTCTGCAAGGTCATCAAGCACGCGGAGGAAGACGCGAAGAAGAAGCTCCTCACCAACCTCTCGGACCGCATGTCCAAGATGGTAAATGAGCAGATGCCGAACATCGAAGAGGTGGACGAGGTCGAGATCGCCGACATCGAGGAGAACATCATCGGGCAGATCAAGGCAATGAAGAAAGCGTCTGTGGCGGGCGCACCTCCGCCGGCGGCTTGAGAAACGGCGCCCCGTTGTCCGTCCGTCTGAGATAAGGCTCGCCCGTGAACATTGCCACTCTTCTCGGGATGGGGGCCGGAATGGGCATCCTGGTCTGGTCGCTCTTCGCGTCCACCCCACAGGTCGGCGTCTTCTTTAACATCCCCAGCATCGGTATCGTTCTGGGCGGCACGATCGGCGCCATGTTCGTTTCCTTTCCCATGGCGGACGTGGTCCGAAGTTTGAAAGTGGCGGGCGCTGTATTCAGGCAGGAGGATCTGCCGATCGGCACGTACATCGACCAGATTGTGGAACTCTCCAAGCAGGTATTTGCGAAGGGCACGATGAAGATGGGCTCCGCTTTGGAAGGGCAGGAAAACGAGTTCTTGAAGGACGGACTTCAAATGCTCGTGGACCAGCGGCCCATCGACAAGATCCGGGAATACATGCAGGCATCGATGCAAACCATGTACGACCAGGGGAAGGGCGAGGCCGCGATATTCAAATCGTTGGCGAACTATGCTCCGGCGTTCGGCCTCCTCGGAACGCTGATCGGCCTCATCGCCATGCTCCAGGGGTTGGGCGCCGAGGGAGGCGGGCTGGGCACAATCGGAACGGGCATGGCCGTCTCGCTGATCACAACCTTTTACGGCGTCATGCTTGCCAACATGATTTTCCTCCCGATCGCCACGAAATACGACAAGCGTATCGAACAGCGCACGGTCCTCATGAATGTCATCATGGAAGGATTGACGCTCCTTGCAACCCGGCAACCGCCGGATTTGGTGCGCGACCGGCTCAAAGCCTACCTGCCGATGGGCAAGTGGGGCGGCGTGAAGTCGGCGGCCGGCCAGAAGCCCGCCGGCAGCGAGACAAAGGAAAAGGCCTGATCTTCCGCCTCGGCGGAGGCCACCATGCCGCTCCCACGAAAGGCCGGTGGAGGTGACGAAGGCGCCGGCTGGCTCGCCAGCTTCGGCGACCTCGTCACCAATCTCATGGTGTTCTTCGTCATGCTCATCTCCATTTCCACGATCGACGAGAAGAAACTGAAGGCCATCGCCGGCGCCATCCAGGATGAAATCGGGGGGATCGAAATCCCCGAGCGGGCCATTACCGAGGATCTCATTGAAGACGTCAACCGGCTCATCTCTCTCTCCCACTTGGAGGACGTCATCACCGTGACCGTGACGCCGGACGGCATCCTCCTCTCCGCCAAGGGATCGGCCTTCTTCGCCCCCGGCAGCGCGGACCTCCTTCCTGAAGCCCGGGAGAAATTCACCGTCATTGTGGAGGGACTGGTCAAAATTCCATACCACATCGAAGTGATCGGGCACTCCGATACCGTTCCCATCCACACGGAGCAGTTCCCCTCCAACTGGGAGCTCTCGGGGGCCCGCGCCACGAATCTGGTTCGATACTTCATCGAAAAAGGATTCGCCCCAAATCGAATCCGGGGAATCGCCGCCGCGGATACGCGTCCGGTAGCCCCGGACTACAAGGAAGATGGAACGCCTCTTCCGGATAACCAGGCAAAGAATCGCCGCATCGACATCATGATTTTCTCCACCAAGGAGCCGGCGGAATCCAAACCGACGGCTCCGGCCGGGGAGGCCTCCGA comes from Nitrospirota bacterium and encodes:
- a CDS encoding MotA/TolQ/ExbB proton channel family protein, with the protein product MNIATLLGMGAGMGILVWSLFASTPQVGVFFNIPSIGIVLGGTIGAMFVSFPMADVVRSLKVAGAVFRQEDLPIGTYIDQIVELSKQVFAKGTMKMGSALEGQENEFLKDGLQMLVDQRPIDKIREYMQASMQTMYDQGKGEAAIFKSLANYAPAFGLLGTLIGLIAMLQGLGAEGGGLGTIGTGMAVSLITTFYGVMLANMIFLPIATKYDKRIEQRTVLMNVIMEGLTLLATRQPPDLVRDRLKAYLPMGKWGGVKSAAGQKPAGSETKEKA
- a CDS encoding flagellar motor protein MotB, whose protein sequence is MPLPRKAGGGDEGAGWLASFGDLVTNLMVFFVMLISISTIDEKKLKAIAGAIQDEIGGIEIPERAITEDLIEDVNRLISLSHLEDVITVTVTPDGILLSAKGSAFFAPGSADLLPEAREKFTVIVEGLVKIPYHIEVIGHSDTVPIHTEQFPSNWELSGARATNLVRYFIEKGFAPNRIRGIAAADTRPVAPDYKEDGTPLPDNQAKNRRIDIMIFSTKEPAESKPTAPAGEASEEEPTSEGEPAAEEAPAEE